The Pseudomonas fluorescens genome segment GTTTCACTGCGGGCTGACGGCCGTGGTCGAGCGGCCGACGGCACGGGCGGATCAACTGTCGGCGCAGGAATTCACCGCAGCGGCGGGGGACTTTGAGCGCAAGATCAAACGTTATGCGCCGCGTTATGTGGCGTTTCTCGGCAAGGCTGCCTATGCCGGTTTGTCCGGGAAAAAAACGTTTGGATGGGGCGCGCAGGACAGGACGTTCGGCGGAGCAAATGTGTGGATCCTGCCCAACCCCAGCGGCCGCAATCTGGCGTTCAATCAGGATCAATTGGTGACGGCATATCGACTGCTTTATCGGGCCTCCCGCGAGGGTGCGTC includes the following:
- the mug gene encoding G/U mismatch-specific DNA glycosylase; its protein translation is MNGLEDILTEGLSVVFCGINPGLLAAEQGHHFAGRSNRFWRTLHLAGFTPHELSPQDDRSILQFHCGLTAVVERPTARADQLSAQEFTAAAGDFERKIKRYAPRYVAFLGKAAYAGLSGKKTFGWGAQDRTFGGANVWILPNPSGRNLAFNQDQLVTAYRLLYRASREGASGFGSGPSRHFPV